The following coding sequences lie in one Prosthecobacter vanneervenii genomic window:
- the purB gene encoding adenylosuccinate lyase produces MSDSIPNVLAERYATSAMRALWSPEGKVRLERDYWIAVLKGQRDLGITVPDGVIKAYEKVKDQVNVASIMERERVTRHDVKARIEEFCDLAGHEHLHKGMTSRDLTENVEQLQVFRALLEVRSKCVAVLAGISRRAAQTRDIPLTARTHNVAAQVTTLGKRLAMFGEELLVAFGDLQHLIASYPARGLKGAVGTRLDQITLFNGDAKKASELEHRILQHLGMPAAFNAVGQVYPRSLDLQVVASLCQLASGPSSFARTLRLMAGQELASEGFAKGQVGSSAMPHKMNSRSCERINGLHVILKGYLAMAAGLAGDQWNEGDVSCSVVRRVMLPDAFLAMDGLLETLLTVLNQMEVFEAVVEQELMRYLPFLLTTTVMMEAVKAGAGRETAHEVIKEHAVQVAKDLRTGTVRENDLLSRLVLDERLTLTTEDMQRLVEAGKANAGDAPQQVDAFCASVAAIAKEYPQAAKYEPGVIL; encoded by the coding sequence ATGTCTGATTCCATCCCTAATGTACTCGCTGAACGTTACGCCACCTCCGCCATGCGCGCCCTATGGTCGCCTGAAGGCAAGGTCAGGCTGGAGCGTGACTACTGGATTGCCGTTCTCAAAGGTCAGCGCGACCTCGGTATTACCGTACCAGATGGCGTCATCAAGGCTTATGAGAAGGTCAAAGATCAGGTGAACGTGGCCTCCATCATGGAGCGTGAGCGCGTCACACGTCACGACGTAAAGGCACGTATTGAGGAATTTTGCGACCTCGCCGGGCACGAGCACCTGCATAAAGGCATGACCAGCCGCGATCTCACGGAGAATGTGGAGCAGCTTCAGGTCTTCCGTGCTCTATTAGAGGTACGTTCCAAATGTGTGGCCGTGCTGGCCGGAATCTCCCGCCGCGCTGCGCAGACGCGCGACATCCCCCTCACCGCCCGCACTCACAACGTGGCCGCGCAGGTCACCACGCTGGGCAAGCGCCTGGCCATGTTTGGCGAGGAACTGCTCGTAGCCTTTGGCGATCTGCAGCATCTCATCGCCAGCTATCCGGCCCGTGGGCTCAAGGGGGCCGTGGGCACCCGCCTGGACCAGATCACTCTCTTTAATGGAGACGCCAAAAAAGCCTCCGAACTGGAGCACCGTATCCTCCAGCACCTGGGTATGCCTGCCGCCTTCAATGCAGTTGGCCAGGTGTATCCCCGCAGTCTCGATCTCCAGGTGGTGGCCTCCTTGTGCCAGCTCGCCAGCGGTCCATCCAGCTTTGCACGCACGCTGCGCCTCATGGCGGGACAGGAACTCGCCAGCGAAGGCTTTGCCAAAGGACAGGTGGGCTCCTCCGCCATGCCGCACAAGATGAACAGCCGCTCCTGCGAACGCATCAATGGCCTCCACGTCATCCTCAAAGGCTACCTTGCCATGGCCGCCGGTCTGGCCGGGGACCAGTGGAATGAAGGAGATGTCTCCTGCTCCGTGGTGCGCCGCGTCATGCTGCCAGACGCTTTCCTCGCCATGGATGGCCTGCTGGAGACGCTGCTGACCGTGCTCAATCAGATGGAAGTCTTTGAAGCCGTCGTGGAGCAGGAACTCATGCGCTACCTTCCCTTCCTCCTGACCACCACCGTGATGATGGAAGCCGTCAAGGCCGGTGCCGGACGCGAAACCGCACATGAGGTGATCAAAGAACACGCCGTGCAAGTCGCCAAAGACCTCCGCACCGGCACCGTACGCGAAAACGACCTTCTCTCCCGCCTGGTGCTGGACGAGCGTCTCACCCTCACCACCGAAGACATGCAGCGCCTCGTGGAAGCTGGCAAAGCCAATGCCGGAGACGCCCCCCAGCAGGTGGACGCCTTCTGCGCCAGCGTGGCCGCCATCGCCAAGGAGTATCCGCAGGCTGCTAAATATGAGCCAGGCGTGATCCTTTGA